The segment TTAATCAGACTCATAGATTTGATGAATTTATTACCTGATTGTGACATTGTTTTATTAAAACAGTGAATTTTTAAAAAAATATTATCTGAGTTAAACAATATGTCTGATAAAAATTCGTCGCAAAAAAATTGGACATCTTGGCATCATCTCCTGCACAAAGAAATTTTGGGCAATAAAACATTAATTCCTGATGGAGCAAATCTATTAATAGCAGTTTCTGGAGGACAAGATTCGATGGCTTTATTGAACCTAATCAACGATATGAAAACGCAACATAATTGGTTTGTGAATGTTTGGCATGGAGATCATCAATGGCATAAAAAATCAGCGAAATATGCACTTGAATTGAAAAGTTACTGTAATAAAAAAAATATTTCATTCTTTTTTGATCAAGCAAATAAAAATAATATTTCTTCTGAAGAAAAAGCAAGAGATTGGAGATACAAGAAATTAAGTGAAAGGGCAAATCAATTATTAATTGAGAACCAAAAGGAAATTGATATTTACTTGTTAACTGGTCACACGAATACAGATAATGCAGAAACATTTTTATTAAATTTAGCTAGAGGAAGCAATTATGCAGGACTAAGCAATATCAACAAAAAAAGATTACTTAAACATCACATTTTTTTAATAAGACCATTATTGATATTTTCTAGAGAAGATACCAAAAAGTTTTGCCAACTTCAAAACATTCCCATTTGGGAAGACCCGACTAACTGTGATCTAACAATTAAGAGAAATATTGTAAGAAAAGAAATTATTCCTATTTTAGAAACTATGTATCCTGGTTGTTCTAAGAGGATAAATAGTTTTGCAGAAAAAATGAGCAATTATAAGAATGAGCAAAATGATCTCAGTAAGCTTGCATCCCTTTATTGTGAAGATGCAATTGGTGTAAAGAGGGAATTATTAAATAGCTTATGCATTGAAGCAAGATGTACTATTTTAAATACTTTTCTAAAAAAGGATTGTACAAAACAATTAAGCTCAAAAAATTTAACTCATTTAGCTTCTTCAATTCTTGTGAAAGATAGAGGCAAAATAGATTTACCAGATGGATTTGAGATTGTTTGGAATAAGGACTATATAAATCTAGAAAAAAACTAGTTTGATACTGCAGATCTCCTTCTTCTAGTCCTACCTGCAGGTGCCTCCTCTGTCTTAGCCACTGGAGTTTTAACAGAATCTTTTACAGATTGATTATTCTTTACTTGATTTGTATTTCTAGCTGATGGATTATTTTTATAATTATTTTGATTGCGGTTTATATTTTGATTATTAACATTTGGATAATGTTTATTTTTTGGATGATGATTTTGCTCATTAACTATTTGAGGTTTATAAGCTCGGGTTCCGCTTGGAGCAGGTTGAGCTAAGCATAGAATTAATGGCTCTACTTGTAATTCTCTTCGCATTCTTCTAGTTAAACCATTTTCAATCTCTCTTTGGACCCCAATCCAATCAACTTCAAAACTATTGGGACTGGTTTGTCTTGATAATTGTTTCCAGCGGTTTTCTAATACCCAATTTATCTCCCTTTCGGTCCACATTGACATTTTTCTTGGATCAGCTGATATTACTACCCCTCTTAAACTTACTCGTGGTGGAGCTACCATATTACCATCTGTACTTATAGGGGCTAAAACAGTAACTATTCCATCATCTGCTAACTGCTGTCTCTCTTTTAGAGCTCTTGCATCTACCACACAAGTCCTTGTATTATCCAGCATTTCAATTCCAGACTTTACTGGATCTCCTTGAATCATTGAATCAGCTCTAAGCTCAATTGTGTCTCCATTATCAAGGATGAGTATATTATTGGGATCTACGCCCATCGATTCAGCGGTTTTACCATGCAAAACTTGCATTCTATATTCGCCATGTACTGGAACAAAAAACTTTGGTTTAATTAACGCTAGCATCAATCTTTGATCATCTCTACATCCATGACCAGAAACATGAATTCCATGTTCTTTACCATAAATAACATTAGCTCCCAATTTAATTAACCTATCAATACTATGCACTACAGAAATTGTATTTCCTGGAATTGGACTGGAAGAAAAAATTACTGTATCCGTAGTTTTGAGTTTAACGTGTGGATGTTCATCTCTTCCAATCCTACTTAATGCAGCCATTACCTCACCTTGACTACCTGTCATTAAGAGTAGAGTTTCTCTATCAGGTAAATCTCTTATGCTTTTAATTGGGAAAAAGAGATCGTCAGGACACTTTATATAACCTAATTCACGACATTTACCAACAACATTTAACATTGACCGTCCCATTAATCCAATTTTACGTCCATGCTTCATTGCTAATTGGATCACCATCGCAACTCTATGGGTTGAACTTGCAAAAGTGGTAAGCATAACTCTACCTTTGGCTTCAGATATTATTCGATCTAAATTTGGAAAAACAGAAATTTCTGAAGGAACAAAACCCTTTACTTCGGAATTTGTAGAGTCCGAGAGTAAGCAAAGAACACCCTTCTCTCCATAAAATGCCATTCTTTCAATATCAGCATGTTTGTTATCAGGTGGCAGATGATCAAATTTAAAATCCCCAGTAAAGAAAACAACACCTACTGGAGTAGTTAGAGCTAAAGAAAAACTATCCCCAATTGAGTGAGTATTACGTATAAATTCTAATGAAAAATGCTGGCCAAGTTTGACAACTTGCCTTGGTTCTATAGTCTGTGTTGTTGTCCTATCAGCCACACCTGCTTCTTCCATTTTTCCTTTAAGCATTGATATCGCTAAAGGTGGACCATAAATCACAGGAATATTAAATTTCTTTAAATGATGAGAAATTCCACCAATATGGTCTTCGTGACCATGGGTTACTATCATTCCACGAAATCTATTTAAGTTAGCTTGCAAATAGGATGTATCAGGCATAACAACATTCACTCCATGCATGCCATCACTTGGAAAAGCGAGTCCCCCATCTATTAAAATGATGTCATCTTGGTATTCAAAAACACATGTATTTTTACCTATTTCATGAAGACCCCCTAATGGAATAATTTTTAAAGCAGGTTCAATTGATCTTTTTGTTTGAGATAAGGTTTGAGTATTATTTGATTTGATTTGATTTGAATTCATAATAGAAGTATTTTAACAAGCTAAAAATGTGGTTATTAAAGTCAAAGTAACTTTATTAAAGCGTTAAAAAAAGTATTTACAAAGACAGATTTTGAATTATCTGAAGTAAGCTTTCTCTCTTTTCTTTAATAAGAGGCGTTAATGGATTCCTAGGAGAACCAACTTGCCAACCTCGTAGTTCTAAAGCTGCTTTGATGGGAATTGGATTTGTCGTTTCAAAGAGTGCCTTGAAAAGTGGTTGCAGTTTTTCATGAATATCAAGAGCAATAGATATTTCACCTTTTTGAAATGATTCAATCATAGTTTTAAGCTGCAACCCAACAATGTGGCTAGCTACGCTTACTACACCAACAGCACCAACAGATAACATAGGAAGCAACAATGAATCATCGCCACTATATATTGAAAGTTTAGAGCCGCACGCCGCCCTTAACTCTGTCACTTCCTCTATTCTACCGCTTGCTGCTTTAATACTGAGAATATTTGGGAAATTCATAAGTTTATTTACAGTGGTGGGTAATAAATTACAACCAGTTCTTCCAGGGATGTTATACAACATTAAAGGCAAATCACTAGCTGCATTAGCTATAGAACTAAAGTGTTTATAAAGACCTTCTTGAGGGGGCTTATTGTAGTAAGGGACAACAACTAAAGCACCATCCGCACCAAATTCATAAGCTTTTTGGGTAGCTTCTATAGCCTCACTGGTACAGTTACTACCTGTACCAACAATAACTTTAGATCTAGAATTTAAAGAACCTTTTACTGCAACAAACAAATTATGTTGTTCAGCCCATGTAAGAGTTGGAGACTCTCCTGTGGTCCCACATAGCACAATTCCATCAGAGCCATTTTCACAAAGGTAATTAGAAAGTTTAA is part of the Prochlorococcus marinus subsp. pastoris str. CCMP1986 genome and harbors:
- the tilS gene encoding tRNA lysidine(34) synthetase TilS, encoding MSDKNSSQKNWTSWHHLLHKEILGNKTLIPDGANLLIAVSGGQDSMALLNLINDMKTQHNWFVNVWHGDHQWHKKSAKYALELKSYCNKKNISFFFDQANKNNISSEEKARDWRYKKLSERANQLLIENQKEIDIYLLTGHTNTDNAETFLLNLARGSNYAGLSNINKKRLLKHHIFLIRPLLIFSREDTKKFCQLQNIPIWEDPTNCDLTIKRNIVRKEIIPILETMYPGCSKRINSFAEKMSNYKNEQNDLSKLASLYCEDAIGVKRELLNSLCIEARCTILNTFLKKDCTKQLSSKNLTHLASSILVKDRGKIDLPDGFEIVWNKDYINLEKN
- a CDS encoding ribonuclease J, yielding MNSNQIKSNNTQTLSQTKRSIEPALKIIPLGGLHEIGKNTCVFEYQDDIILIDGGLAFPSDGMHGVNVVMPDTSYLQANLNRFRGMIVTHGHEDHIGGISHHLKKFNIPVIYGPPLAISMLKGKMEEAGVADRTTTQTIEPRQVVKLGQHFSLEFIRNTHSIGDSFSLALTTPVGVVFFTGDFKFDHLPPDNKHADIERMAFYGEKGVLCLLSDSTNSEVKGFVPSEISVFPNLDRIISEAKGRVMLTTFASSTHRVAMVIQLAMKHGRKIGLMGRSMLNVVGKCRELGYIKCPDDLFFPIKSIRDLPDRETLLLMTGSQGEVMAALSRIGRDEHPHVKLKTTDTVIFSSSPIPGNTISVVHSIDRLIKLGANVIYGKEHGIHVSGHGCRDDQRLMLALIKPKFFVPVHGEYRMQVLHGKTAESMGVDPNNILILDNGDTIELRADSMIQGDPVKSGIEMLDNTRTCVVDARALKERQQLADDGIVTVLAPISTDGNMVAPPRVSLRGVVISADPRKMSMWTEREINWVLENRWKQLSRQTSPNSFEVDWIGVQREIENGLTRRMRRELQVEPLILCLAQPAPSGTRAYKPQIVNEQNHHPKNKHYPNVNNQNINRNQNNYKNNPSARNTNQVKNNQSVKDSVKTPVAKTEEAPAGRTRRRRSAVSN
- the dapA gene encoding 4-hydroxy-tetrahydrodipicolinate synthase, with translation MIPNNTKFSNPLFGRILTAMVTPFKKNGAVDYELAIKLSNYLCENGSDGIVLCGTTGESPTLTWAEQHNLFVAVKGSLNSRSKVIVGTGSNCTSEAIEATQKAYEFGADGALVVVPYYNKPPQEGLYKHFSSIANAASDLPLMLYNIPGRTGCNLLPTTVNKLMNFPNILSIKAASGRIEEVTELRAACGSKLSIYSGDDSLLLPMLSVGAVGVVSVASHIVGLQLKTMIESFQKGEISIALDIHEKLQPLFKALFETTNPIPIKAALELRGWQVGSPRNPLTPLIKEKRESLLQIIQNLSL